One stretch of Opisthocomus hoazin isolate bOpiHoa1 chromosome 18, bOpiHoa1.hap1, whole genome shotgun sequence DNA includes these proteins:
- the TCEA2 gene encoding transcription elongation factor A protein 2 isoform X1 — translation MGGEEEIVRIARRLDKMVAKKSADGAVDLLKELKSMPMTLDLLQSTRIGMSVNALRKQSTDEEVILLAKSLIKSWKKLLDASEEKSEEKKKNLSLPTSSSKETGNSKDQSSNKRQEPPKTPTTPKITTFPPAPVTCDAVRNKCREMLTTALQADDDYIAIGADCEHIAAQIEECIYQDVKNTDMKYKNRVRSRISNLKDSKNPELKKNVLCGAITPEQIAVMTSEEMASNELKEIRKAMTKEAIREHQMAKTGGTQTDLFTCGKCKKKNCTYTQVQTRSSDEPMTTFVVCNECGNRWKVAHQGYYWH, via the exons ATGGGCGGGGAGGAGGAGATCGTGCGCATCGCCAGGCGACTGGACAAGATGGTGGCCAAGAAGAGCGCG GATGGTGCAGTGGATTtactgaaagaactgaaaagcaTGCCTATGACTTTGGACTTGCTGCAG TCCACCCGCATCGGCATGTCAGTAAATGCACTGAGAAAGCAGAGCACAGATGAAGAAGTGATATTGCTTGCCAAATCCCTCATCAAATCTTGGAAGAAACTTCTAG ATGcttctgaggaaaaaagtgaggagaaaaagaaaaacctgtccTTGCCAACATCTTCCTCGAAGGAGACTGGTAACTCAAAAGACCAAAG CTCCAACAAAAGGCAGGAGCCTCCGAAGACTCCGACCACCCCCAAAATCACCACCTTCCCTCCGGCGCCCGTCACCTGCGATGCTGTCCGCAACAAGTGCAGAGAAATGCTGACAACAGCTCTGCAGGCTGATG ACGACTACATTGCCATTGGCGCCGACTGCGAGCACATAGCAGCCCAGATTGAAGAAT GCATATACCAGGATGTCAAGAACACCGACATGAAGTACAAAAACCGAGTGAGGAGCCGCATCTCCAATCTGAAGGACTCCAAAAATCCTGAGCTGAAAAAGAACGTGCTGTGTGGAGCGATTACCCCCGAGCAGATCGCGGTGATGACCTCGGAG gaaatggcCAGCAACGAGCTGAAAGAGATCAGGAAAGCCATGACGAAAGAAGCAATCCGGGAGCATCAGATGGCCAAGACAGGAGGGACGCAGACTGACCTCTTCACCTGTGGGAAATGCAAGAAGAAGAACTGCACCTACACCCAG GTGCAGACCCGCAGCTCCGATGAGCCCATGACCACCTTCGTCGTCTGCAACGAGTGCGGCAATCGCTGGAAGGTAGCGCACCAAGGATATTACTGGCACTGA
- the RGS19 gene encoding regulator of G-protein signaling 19 → MSRHETSPTTVQPASNHRPNACCFCWCCCCSCSWNEDRERAWRASRETKLETIPNCEACAKPTPEEVRGWAQSFDKLMKSPAGRNVFREFLRTEYSEENMLFWLACEELKTECNKHSIDEKARMIYEDYISILSPKEVSLDSRVREVINRKMQEPSSHTFDDAQLQIYTLMHRDSYPRFLNSAIYKSLLQSVSRSSSES, encoded by the exons ATGTCCCGGCATGAGACTTCTCCGACAACGGTGCAACCCGCCAGCAACCACCGCCCCAacgcctgctgcttctgctggtgctgctgctgcagctgctcgtG GAACGAGGACCGGGAGCGAGCATGGAGAGCGTCCCGGGAGACCAAACTGGAGACCATCCCAAACTGTGAAGCGTG CGCCAAACCCACGCCGGAGGAGGTGCGGGGCTGGGCGCAGTCCTTCGACAAGCTGATGAAGAGCCCGGCGGGTCGCAACGTCTTCCGGGAGTTCTTGCGGACTGAGTACAGCGAGGAGAACATGCTCTTCTGGCTGGCGTGCGAGGAGCTCAAAACCGAGTGCAACAAGCACAGCATCGACGAGAAGGCCAGGATGATCTACGAGGACTACATCTCCATCCTCTCGCCCAAGGAG GTGAGCCTGGACTCGAGGGTGCGGGAGGTCATCAACCGGAAGATGCAGGAGCCGTCCTCGCACACCTTCGACGACGCGCAGCTCCAGATCTACACGCTGATGCACAGAGACTCCTACCCTCGCTTTCTGAACTCTGCCATTTACAAATCGCTGCTCCAGAGCGTCTCCCGCTCCTCCTCGGAGTCCTAA
- the TCEA2 gene encoding transcription elongation factor A protein 2 isoform X2, with protein sequence MGGEEEIVRIARRLDKMVAKKSADGAVDLLKELKSMPMTLDLLQSTRIGMSVNALRKQSTDEEVILLAKSLIKSWKKLLDASEEKSEEKKKNLSLPTSSSKETGNSKDQSSNKRQEPPKTPTTPKITTFPPAPVTCDAVRNKCREMLTTALQADDDYIAIGADCEHIAAQIEECIYQDVKNTDMKYKNRVRSRISNLKDSKNPELKKNVLCGAITPEQIAVMTSEEMASNELKEIRKAMTKEAIREHQMAKTGGTQTDLFTCGKCKKKNCTYTQVQTRSSDEPMTTFVVCNECGNRWKFC encoded by the exons ATGGGCGGGGAGGAGGAGATCGTGCGCATCGCCAGGCGACTGGACAAGATGGTGGCCAAGAAGAGCGCG GATGGTGCAGTGGATTtactgaaagaactgaaaagcaTGCCTATGACTTTGGACTTGCTGCAG TCCACCCGCATCGGCATGTCAGTAAATGCACTGAGAAAGCAGAGCACAGATGAAGAAGTGATATTGCTTGCCAAATCCCTCATCAAATCTTGGAAGAAACTTCTAG ATGcttctgaggaaaaaagtgaggagaaaaagaaaaacctgtccTTGCCAACATCTTCCTCGAAGGAGACTGGTAACTCAAAAGACCAAAG CTCCAACAAAAGGCAGGAGCCTCCGAAGACTCCGACCACCCCCAAAATCACCACCTTCCCTCCGGCGCCCGTCACCTGCGATGCTGTCCGCAACAAGTGCAGAGAAATGCTGACAACAGCTCTGCAGGCTGATG ACGACTACATTGCCATTGGCGCCGACTGCGAGCACATAGCAGCCCAGATTGAAGAAT GCATATACCAGGATGTCAAGAACACCGACATGAAGTACAAAAACCGAGTGAGGAGCCGCATCTCCAATCTGAAGGACTCCAAAAATCCTGAGCTGAAAAAGAACGTGCTGTGTGGAGCGATTACCCCCGAGCAGATCGCGGTGATGACCTCGGAG gaaatggcCAGCAACGAGCTGAAAGAGATCAGGAAAGCCATGACGAAAGAAGCAATCCGGGAGCATCAGATGGCCAAGACAGGAGGGACGCAGACTGACCTCTTCACCTGTGGGAAATGCAAGAAGAAGAACTGCACCTACACCCAG GTGCAGACCCGCAGCTCCGATGAGCCCATGACCACCTTCGTCGTCTGCAACGAGTGCGGCAATCGCTGGAAG TTCTGCTGA